ATTTACTGTCTTGTAATGAGGGCATTCCGATTCAACGGTCACCTTAACCTTGTAGGGCTTTTCGGTTTCAGCTTTAATGACTGTGTTAAAGCCGCAGGGGCCGGCATTCAATTTCAGGGTTGTCATTTCTTCCCTCCTTCTTAAAATCTTACCCCTATCATATGCTTTTTTGTTACAAAAAACAACATTAAACTTTTTAATGGCCAGACAGGCTTCCAACATCAAAAAAAGCCCCCGGCGAACCGGGGACGAGGGAAGGTGGCGTGTTTATTTACTGTTCAAGCGCAACCTTGATACCGCCTTCTTTTTCTACAATGGCCTGTCCTTCATCTGTCATTAAGAAATCTAAAAAGGCTTTTGTCTGATTGTTGAGGCTGTCTGTCTTATAAACGGCCAGGAACGGTCTGGATACCGGATAGCTTTTGTTTACAACATTATCGACGGTAGCTTCGACATTGTCAACCGTTACCTTTTTAACGGTGTTGTCTACAAAGGTTAAGGATACATAGCCAATGGCATTTTCATTTCCAGCGACTGTGGACTGTACGTTTCCATTACCTTCTTTGATGGTAGCATCTGGTTTTAGTTTATCTTCAAATTTTAACAGCTCTTCGACCGCGGAACGGGTTCCGGAACCATCTTCTCTGGATACGACAACGATCGGGGCATCATTACCGCCAATCTGGCTCCAGTTCGTGATTTCCCCAGTATAAATCTTTGTTAAGTCTGCTGAGTTGATGTTGGTGACTGGGTTGGATGGATGTGTGATCATGGCAATACCGTCATAGGCAAATACCAGCTCGGTCAAACCGGATTTTTCTTCATCCTTCAGTTCTCTTGAAGCACAGCCAAAAGCATAGGTGCCTTCCGTTGCTCCCTTGATCCCGTCAGATGAGCCAGTACCGCTGTATGTAAATTTGACATCTGGATTCTGGGCCGCGAATTCATCGCCTGCCGCTTCGATGATTTTCTGGACTGAGGTGGAACCTCCGCCATTGATTTCACCAGAAATGGCCGCTGAAGAGCTTCCAGTACTGTCTCCCCCGCCACTGCATCCTGCAAATGCAAATGTTCCGACAACTAAAGCCATGGTCAGGCCTGCTAAACGTTTTTTTAATCCCATTTAATTTCTTCTCCTTTGAAATTTAATTTCTTAAGTTGTGCTTAACTACGAGATTAATCATACCAGAGAAAAATGTGACTTTGGTTTTGGATCGGTAAAGAAAAGGTTAAAGCTCTGTTAAATCGGGCTAAAGTACATCAAACGAAAATATCCCCGGCTTGGGGGAGCCGGGGATATTAACAATAAAAGGTATAAGGAAAATTTTGGGGAGATGTAAGTAAGAGGTATGCATTAATAATATACCCTGATTTTGGTTTTTAAACCGATAGTATACCCCAATTTTTGTCTTTCCTTATTTTTATAACGGAATTATGATACACTTTCCAGGTGGTGCTTAATAATGCACCCCACCATTTCGGCTTACCTTTTATCTGGACAGCTTTCTTTTAATCATCCAACATATATTTTTCTTTATATTCATCTGTGTGCTCAATCAGACAGATTCGTACGCCATTCGGGTCTAAGACAAAGGTTTGTTTTCCGACTGTAGTGGGAATTACAGGACCGGTTGTCTGGTAGCCGTTTTTTTCAAGATGTCGGATCGTTTCATCAATATCATCCACATCTGTTCCGATTGAATACAATCCTACTGGAAAATTGGTATTCTCGATCAATTCGACACTAGCACCTTCACTTTCCATGATGGTAATGCACCCGCCGTTTGGAAGATCGACATGGTACCCTTCTTTAAAACCTAAAACATCTCTGTAAAACTTCACAGATTCCTCTAAACTCTTTACGATCATCGTTGAATATTGTACTTTAACGGTCACTCTGTTCACCTGCATCCTTTCAGTCCTTTTATTTTTCCATTTATGATTACTTTATTGACAATAAACTGATTTTTATTATCTATAGTTATGCACGCTGTCTTAAATTTCTAAATTTATTACTATAATTTCATTATACCGTTTTCTTTTAAGTATAACAACTTATTTGTTCGCTTTTGATACACTGCCAGAAAATCCTCCCTCAAACCAAAATACAAACCATAAAAAAAACTTATGAACGTCTTAAGCTTTTAGATTAAATTCCGTTGCATTTACACTGTTTATTCGCAGAGAAATGGGATATGCTTTATACAAAGCTTTAAGCTTCTACGCATTCAGTAGAAATCAAAAAAATGGAGGGATTTTATGACAATACCAGAAATTATGAAGAATCGGATGTGTTTTTCTTTTGAGGTTTTTCCGCCAAAGGAGGGCCAGCCACTCGAGCCGCTGCTTGACACACTTGATCATCTCTATGCGTTCAAGCCGGATTTTATCAGCTGTACCTATGGTGCCGGCGGAACCAACGCGGGCAGAAATGTAGAAATCTGTAAAGCCATTAAGGACAGCGGCGCAACGATCCCCATCACCCATTTTACCTGTATTGGGAATTCTAAGGATAAGATCCGCGATGAACTCAGAAATTATCTGTCACTGGGCGTAGATCATATTCTGGCGCTGCGGGGCGACTTTCCAAAGGGCAGTGCTTCGACGGGCGGAGATTTTGATTATGCCAACGAGCTGATCTCTTTTATAAAAGAAGCGTTTCCAGAGTTCAGCATTGCCATGGCCGGAGATCCAGAAAAGCATTTTGAAGCCAGCAGCTTTGATGAAGATATTGCCCATCTGCGCATAAAGCAGGATGCCGGCGCTGATTTTATTATGACACAGCTTTGCCACGATGTTGCCCATTATGAGTGGTGGGTCGAGAAAATCCGGAAAGCGCATATCACATTGCCGATTGATGTCGGTATTATGCCCGTTCTGGCTAAAGACCCGACCATCCGCATGGCGGTATCCAACGGCAGCTCCATTCCAAGAGACCTGGCTGAAATTATTGCCCGCTATGGCGATAATCCTGAAGACTTTAAAAAAGCCGGCATGGAGTATACCGTCAAACAGATTCACCGCTTTATAAGTGCCGGAATCGACGGGCTGCACATCTACTCCCTTAACAAATGGGCAGACATTTCCGAGATTGTCCGCGCTGCCGGCATCCGTTGACCGATAGCATTGAAAGATCGGACTCCGCTTTTCCTTAAAGTCATTCTTAAGCTATATTCATTATGATAATAATAAAATAAACCATAGAAAGAAGGCATTTCTTATGAAATTAAGTGCTCGCAACCAATTGGCCGGAAAGGTCGTCTCGATTAAAGAAGGCGCCGTAAACGGCATTGTTGTTTTAGATATCGGCGGCGGAAACCAGATTTCCTCCACCATCTCCATGGATTCCATCAGGGAACTGGGCTTACAGGTTGGCTCTGACGCCTATGCGGTGATCAAAGCGACCTCTGTCATGATCGGTATTGATGACTAGTATTAAAAAAACCAGGACGCTTTTAACGAAGGCGTCCTGGTTTTTTTAGAGCTGTGCTTTATACGCATCCAGCAGTGCTGCGTATTCCCTGTAGGGAACCTTGTACTTCTTTGCGCAGCCACAGCCAAGCCCTACGCAGTATGGCTCCAAATTCACTTCTATCCAGTCGTCCAGGTCCAGATTACCATCAAACTGAGACCATATTTTTGACTCGGCCTTTTCCCTATTTGAATCGAAGGGGTAACGAACCCCCACAAAGCGCGGGCTGTAGGACAGCTCAATAATATCGTCATCCCGCACGTTTTTGTCATTTTCATCCCGCCGTTTTTCGGCCTCTGCCTGCAGGTCCTCTAT
The DNA window shown above is from Eubacterium limosum and carries:
- a CDS encoding VOC family protein, which codes for MTVKVQYSTMIVKSLEESVKFYRDVLGFKEGYHVDLPNGGCITIMESEGASVELIENTNFPVGLYSIGTDVDDIDETIRHLEKNGYQTTGPVIPTTVGKQTFVLDPNGVRICLIEHTDEYKEKYMLDD
- a CDS encoding methylenetetrahydrofolate reductase, yielding MTIPEIMKNRMCFSFEVFPPKEGQPLEPLLDTLDHLYAFKPDFISCTYGAGGTNAGRNVEICKAIKDSGATIPITHFTCIGNSKDKIRDELRNYLSLGVDHILALRGDFPKGSASTGGDFDYANELISFIKEAFPEFSIAMAGDPEKHFEASSFDEDIAHLRIKQDAGADFIMTQLCHDVAHYEWWVEKIRKAHITLPIDVGIMPVLAKDPTIRMAVSNGSSIPRDLAEIIARYGDNPEDFKKAGMEYTVKQIHRFISAGIDGLHIYSLNKWADISEIVRAAGIR
- a CDS encoding phosphate ABC transporter substrate-binding protein, giving the protein MGLKKRLAGLTMALVVGTFAFAGCSGGGDSTGSSSAAISGEINGGGSTSVQKIIEAAGDEFAAQNPDVKFTYSGTGSSDGIKGATEGTYAFGCASRELKDEEKSGLTELVFAYDGIAMITHPSNPVTNINSADLTKIYTGEITNWSQIGGNDAPIVVVSREDGSGTRSAVEELLKFEDKLKPDATIKEGNGNVQSTVAGNENAIGYVSLTFVDNTVKKVTVDNVEATVDNVVNKSYPVSRPFLAVYKTDSLNNQTKAFLDFLMTDEGQAIVEKEGGIKVALEQ
- a CDS encoding TOBE domain-containing protein — protein: MKLSARNQLAGKVVSIKEGAVNGIVVLDIGGGNQISSTISMDSIRELGLQVGSDAYAVIKATSVMIGIDD